The Dehalobacter sp. DCM sequence GCTTTTCAGTCTTTTATCATCAATTGTTTGACTTCTGACTTGAATCGTTCCAGCCATTAGCGTTTTACCCCATTAAGAATGGATTATATCTTCTTTCCTGACCAATCGTGGTAGACGCTTCATGCCCGGGAAAGACCCGGATACCATCGTCTAAAACCATCAATTTACTCTCAATTCCATTGATCAGTTGACGCAGGTCTCCTCCCGGAAAATCCGAACGGCCAATAGCACCACAGAATAATGTATCGCCGCTGAATAAGGCATTGTCTGCTTCATCCAATAGGCAGATCCCGCCGGGAGTATGGCCCGGCGTATGGATAACTTTCATCTTCTTATTGCCAACGCAGATTTCCTGACCATCTTCCAGCAGGATTTCCGCCGCGGAAAAAGTTTTCTTACTCCCAAATAATGCTGAAACATTTTTGGATGGGTCTGACAGCATGTCAGCGTCATCCGTATGAATAGCCACCTTGGCTCCTAAAGCATGTCTTACTTCTTCAACCGCTCCGATATGATCAAAGTGTCCGTGGGTCAGCACAATAATTTCCACTTGGACCCCTAAATCTTTCACCCGTTCCAAGATCATACGACTTCCGGATCCCGGATCGATTAGGATCGCTTTTTTACTGACATCGCAAATGACGACGTAACAATTCGCACCGATGTACGGCAATACTAATTTTTCAATCATCGTTTATCTCCTTTAAGAAATGATATGTTATTCACAGTAACCGATGCCATTTTGACTCTTTGGATTACTGCTCGCATTACGGAAGACCTCCGCCCTGGATTCTTTCAACGACGGTTACTTCTTTGACCTTACGGAAGCGGTTTAGTACATAATTCAGATGCTCAAGATTCTTAACTTCGATTCGCAGACGGATATGCGAGACACGGTCTTTTCCAACCCGGGCATTGATCCCTAACATATGCGTACGCGTTTCCGTGATGACATTCATGATATCGCTGACCAGCGCAACGCGATCCAACCCGATAATTTCTATATCGACCGGATAGATCGTTTCGATGTTATTTTCCCATTCAACCTCCACAAGCCGCTGCTGTTCTTCAGCAGTCAAAACGACAAGTTCGGTGCAGTCCTTGCGGTGTATGGATACGCCGCGTCCCCTGGTAATGAAGCCAATGATCAAATCACCGGGAAGTGGGTTGCAGCACCGGGAGAACCGAATGAGAATATTATCAACACCTTTGACGGATACCCCTTGTGAATGTTTAACTGGGTGCTTATGCTCGGATTGGATCGGTAAAACAAGTGGCTTGAGTTCTTCACGAATAATGTCTTCTCTCAGACGACCAAGTGCTTTTTTGAAAGTGATCGCCCCATCACCCATCGTCGCATAAAAATCCTCGATATCTTTAAACCCAAAGCTTCGGCCTAATTTGAGCAAATTATCCTGTTTAAGAGCAGTTGCAGGATCAAGCCCCAGTTTTCTCGCCTCACGCTCAAAGCCTTCACGCCCTCGGATAATATTTTCTTCTCTTTTTTCTTTTTTAAACCACTGCCGAATCTTGTTCTTGGCCTGAGAGGTCTTGACCATACAAACCCAGTCTCTGCTGGGCCCGGTGGGGGTTTTTGTTGTCAATATCTCTACGATATCGCCGTTTTTTAATTTCGTATCCAGCGGGACAATGCGGCCATTGATCTTAGCCCCGATACACCGATGTCCAACATCCGTGTGCACGCGGTAAGCAAAATCGATGGGAACAGATTCTGCCGGCAGTTCAACGACATCCCCTTTGGGAGTAAATACAAAGACAGTATCAGCAAATAAATCAATTTTCAAGGATTCCATGAACTCGCCGGCATCCTCTCGGGAATCATGCTGTACTTCTAAGAGTTGCCGAATCCAGGAGAGTTTTTGTTCAAAATTGCTTTCTACTTTTTTACCCTCTTTATATTTCCAGTGCGCAGCAATACCATACTCCGCTGTGCGGTGCATTTCCCACGTCCGGATTTGGATCTCAAACGGATCGCCATGGTTGCCGATCAGCGTTGTATGCAGTGATTGATACATATTCGGCTTAGGCATGGCGATGTAATCCTTGAATCTGCCTGGGATTGGTTTCCATAGGGTGTGAATGATCCCCAGGGCGCCGTAACAATCATTGACGGTTTCGACAATCACCCGCACTGCCGTCAAATCAAAGATTTCACTCAAGTCCTTATTCTGATCCAACATTTTTTTATAAATACTATAGAAATGCTTTGGCCTGCCGGCAATATCTGCAACAATCCCAACGTCATCGAGCCTTTCTTTTAACTGCTTGATGACTTCTTCAATCTGTTCTTGCCTTTCTTTTCTCTTTAACGATATCCCTTCGACTAAATCATAATATTCTTGGGGATGCAGGTAGCGAAAGGCTAAATCCTCAAGTTCCCACTTAATACGAAAAATCCCCAAACGATTCGCTAAAGGAGCATAAATTTCCAGTGTTTCCTGAGCAATCTCCTTCTGTTTATGCTCGGATTGATATTTTAACGTGCGCATATTATGCAATCGATCGGCCAATTTGATCAAAATGACACGGATATCTTTTGCCATTGCTAAGAACATTTTGCGCAGATTTTCAACCTGGACTTCAACCTTGCTTTTGTAGGCGATCCTGCCGAGTTTTGTTACACCGTCAACCAGCCCGGCAACCTCGTCGCCAAAAATCTGCCGTATATTCTCAAGGCTTTTATCCGTATCCTCGGCCACGTCATGCAGCAAAGCAGCAATGATCGTTGAATCGTCCATTTCCAGTTCGGCAAGGATCGAAGCGACTTCAACCGGATGGTGAATATACTTTTCCCCGGAATTCCGCAGCTGCCCCGCATGAGCGTCATCG is a genomic window containing:
- a CDS encoding MBL fold metallo-hydrolase, whose amino-acid sequence is MIEKLVLPYIGANCYVVICDVSKKAILIDPGSGSRMILERVKDLGVQVEIIVLTHGHFDHIGAVEEVRHALGAKVAIHTDDADMLSDPSKNVSALFGSKKTFSAAEILLEDGQEICVGNKKMKVIHTPGHTPGGICLLDEADNALFSGDTLFCGAIGRSDFPGGDLRQLINGIESKLMVLDDGIRVFPGHEASTTIGQERRYNPFLMG
- a CDS encoding RelA/SpoT family protein, which codes for MTFEQLKEKLVQNANPYNLEKIEEAYLFADDAHAGQLRNSGEKYIHHPVEVASILAELEMDDSTIIAALLHDVAEDTDKSLENIRQIFGDEVAGLVDGVTKLGRIAYKSKVEVQVENLRKMFLAMAKDIRVILIKLADRLHNMRTLKYQSEHKQKEIAQETLEIYAPLANRLGIFRIKWELEDLAFRYLHPQEYYDLVEGISLKRKERQEQIEEVIKQLKERLDDVGIVADIAGRPKHFYSIYKKMLDQNKDLSEIFDLTAVRVIVETVNDCYGALGIIHTLWKPIPGRFKDYIAMPKPNMYQSLHTTLIGNHGDPFEIQIRTWEMHRTAEYGIAAHWKYKEGKKVESNFEQKLSWIRQLLEVQHDSREDAGEFMESLKIDLFADTVFVFTPKGDVVELPAESVPIDFAYRVHTDVGHRCIGAKINGRIVPLDTKLKNGDIVEILTTKTPTGPSRDWVCMVKTSQAKNKIRQWFKKEKREENIIRGREGFEREARKLGLDPATALKQDNLLKLGRSFGFKDIEDFYATMGDGAITFKKALGRLREDIIREELKPLVLPIQSEHKHPVKHSQGVSVKGVDNILIRFSRCCNPLPGDLIIGFITRGRGVSIHRKDCTELVVLTAEEQQRLVEVEWENNIETIYPVDIEIIGLDRVALVSDIMNVITETRTHMLGINARVGKDRVSHIRLRIEVKNLEHLNYVLNRFRKVKEVTVVERIQGGGLP